The following coding sequences lie in one Streptomyces sp. NBC_00510 genomic window:
- a CDS encoding FtsW/RodA/SpoVE family cell cycle protein, whose product MTAPAPGTSPPALAVPAVRLPRRRGVELALLVGAVLIPVYGYCAVGLAHDGAVPQGAAGYGAALGGLALVAHLAVRLRAPYADPLLLPIGVLLNGLGLVLIYRLDLETPDAAAPAQLIWSGLGVALFIAVVLLLRDYRALAGYAYLGVVAALVLMIVPSLFPAVNGARIWIRVAGFSFQPGEFAKVLLAVFFAAYLADNRAALAYAGRQVRRFRRLQLPTGRVLGPVLAVWTISLGVLVVERDLGTSLLFFGLFVILLYVASGRTGWIAIGLLLSAAGAFLVGTLEPHVHSRVADWLHPFASIEAGHGPGQMAQSLFAFSAGGLLGTGLGEGHSILIGFAAKSDFILATAGEELGLTGLTALFLLYGLLVARGYRAGLSIREPFGRLLAVGLASIVALQVFVIAGGVTDLIPLTGMAMPFLAQGGSSVVTNWVIVALLILLSDTARRPPPGPDTGRAGRATGGGAAAA is encoded by the coding sequence ATGACCGCCCCCGCCCCCGGGACCTCGCCACCGGCCCTCGCCGTGCCCGCCGTCCGGCTGCCCCGGCGCCGGGGCGTCGAGCTGGCGCTGCTGGTCGGCGCGGTGCTGATCCCGGTGTACGGCTACTGCGCCGTGGGCCTCGCGCACGACGGCGCCGTACCGCAGGGGGCGGCCGGCTACGGCGCGGCGCTCGGCGGCCTGGCGCTGGTGGCCCATCTGGCGGTGCGCCTGCGCGCGCCGTACGCGGACCCGCTGCTGCTGCCGATCGGGGTGCTGCTCAACGGCCTCGGCCTGGTCCTGATCTACCGCCTCGACCTGGAGACCCCCGACGCCGCCGCCCCGGCGCAGCTGATCTGGTCCGGGCTGGGTGTCGCCCTGTTCATCGCGGTCGTCCTGCTGCTGCGCGACTACCGTGCCCTGGCCGGGTACGCGTACCTGGGCGTCGTGGCGGCCCTGGTGCTGATGATCGTGCCGAGCCTCTTCCCCGCCGTGAACGGCGCCAGGATCTGGATCCGGGTTGCGGGCTTCTCCTTCCAGCCCGGCGAGTTCGCGAAGGTGCTGCTGGCGGTGTTCTTCGCGGCGTACCTCGCGGACAACCGCGCCGCGCTCGCGTACGCCGGCCGGCAGGTCCGGCGGTTCCGCCGGCTGCAGCTGCCGACCGGCCGGGTGCTGGGCCCGGTGCTGGCGGTCTGGACGATCAGCCTCGGCGTGCTGGTGGTGGAACGCGACCTGGGGACCTCGCTGTTGTTCTTCGGCCTCTTCGTGATCCTGCTCTACGTCGCCTCCGGACGCACCGGCTGGATCGCGATCGGGCTGCTGCTGTCGGCGGCCGGCGCCTTCCTCGTCGGCACGCTCGAACCGCACGTGCACTCCCGGGTGGCGGACTGGCTGCATCCCTTCGCCAGCATCGAGGCCGGGCACGGGCCGGGCCAGATGGCGCAGTCGCTGTTCGCGTTCTCCGCCGGAGGGCTGCTGGGCACGGGCCTGGGCGAGGGGCACTCGATCCTGATCGGCTTCGCGGCCAAGTCCGACTTCATCCTGGCCACGGCGGGCGAGGAGCTGGGACTGACGGGGCTGACCGCACTGTTCCTGCTGTACGGACTGCTGGTGGCCCGGGGCTACCGGGCGGGGCTGTCGATCCGCGAGCCGTTCGGCAGGCTGCTGGCCGTGGGGCTGGCCTCGATCGTCGCGCTGCAGGTCTTCGTGATCGCCGGCGGGGTGACGGACCTGATCCCGCTGACCGGGATGGCGATGCCGTTCCTGGCGCAGGGCGGTTCGTCGGTCGTCACCAACTGGGTGATCGTCGCGCTGCTGATCCTGCTCAGCGACACCGCACGCCGCCCGCCGCCCGGCCCGGACACCGGCCGGGCCGGGCGGGCCACCGGCGGCGGGGCGGCCGCGGCGTGA
- a CDS encoding penicillin-binding transpeptidase domain-containing protein, which translates to MTPYARRAAALCLLLLVALLVNAIRVQVVRAPAYDANPANRRVPIDRYAQPRGDILVGSRPVTGSRSTGAQLDWVRTYADGPLYAPVTGFSSQTYGTALLEAAADDILSGSSPGLSVLPLWNAISRAPQRPGDVRTTIDPAAQQAAYKALGGKKGAVAALDPATGRILALVSTPSYDPATIAGTGPEALGAWHRLVTAEDQPMLNRALRQTYPPGSTFKTVTAVAALASGVVTDVGKPTDSPDPYRLPGTTTTLGNESASAGCEDAPLFYAYVVSCNTVFGKLGDDVGLRAMRETAEAFGFNDPSIGVPSHPAVSVFDRRMDRAQLALSSIGQYDTRATPLQMAMVAAAVANDGTLMYPHLVDRITDGAGLPLEITGERAYRQVMDATVAFAMQDMMVAVVRHGTGRNAALPGAVVGGKTGTAQHGEDNRGNPFAWFISWAKQSRGAPAKVAVAVVVEDAAADRADISGGGKAAPVARAVMRAVLGR; encoded by the coding sequence GTGACCCCGTACGCCCGCCGGGCCGCGGCGCTGTGCCTGCTGCTCCTCGTCGCCCTGCTGGTGAACGCCATCCGGGTCCAGGTGGTGCGGGCCCCCGCGTACGACGCCAACCCCGCCAACCGGCGGGTGCCGATCGACCGTTACGCGCAGCCGCGCGGCGACATCCTCGTCGGCAGCCGGCCCGTGACCGGCTCCCGGTCCACCGGCGCCCAGCTGGACTGGGTCCGCACCTACGCCGACGGCCCGCTCTACGCGCCCGTGACCGGCTTCTCCTCCCAGACCTACGGCACGGCCCTGCTGGAGGCCGCCGCGGACGACATCCTGTCCGGCTCCTCCCCCGGGCTGTCGGTGCTCCCGCTGTGGAACGCGATCAGCAGGGCGCCGCAGCGCCCGGGCGACGTCCGCACCACCATCGACCCGGCCGCCCAGCAGGCCGCGTACAAGGCGCTGGGCGGCAAGAAGGGCGCGGTCGCCGCCCTCGACCCGGCGACCGGCCGGATCCTGGCGCTGGTCAGCACGCCCTCCTACGACCCTGCGACGATCGCCGGCACCGGCCCGGAGGCGCTCGGCGCCTGGCACCGGCTCGTCACCGCCGAGGACCAGCCGATGCTCAACCGGGCGCTGCGCCAGACGTACCCGCCGGGTTCGACCTTCAAGACGGTGACGGCGGTCGCGGCGCTCGCCTCCGGGGTGGTCACCGACGTCGGGAAGCCCACCGACTCCCCGGACCCCTATCGCCTGCCGGGCACGACGACGACGCTGGGCAACGAGTCGGCGTCCGCGGGCTGTGAGGACGCGCCGCTGTTTTACGCGTACGTCGTCTCCTGCAACACCGTCTTCGGCAAGCTCGGCGACGACGTGGGGCTGCGGGCGATGCGCGAGACGGCGGAGGCCTTCGGCTTCAACGACCCTTCCATCGGGGTCCCGTCGCACCCCGCGGTCAGCGTCTTCGACCGCCGCATGGACCGGGCGCAGCTGGCGCTGTCGTCCATCGGGCAGTACGACACCCGGGCCACCCCGCTGCAGATGGCGATGGTCGCGGCGGCCGTGGCCAACGACGGCACGCTGATGTACCCGCACCTGGTGGACCGGATCACCGACGGCGCCGGCCTCCCGCTGGAGATCACCGGTGAGCGGGCCTACCGGCAGGTGATGGACGCGACCGTGGCCTTCGCGATGCAGGACATGATGGTCGCCGTGGTGCGGCACGGCACCGGCCGCAACGCCGCCCTGCCCGGCGCGGTGGTGGGCGGCAAGACGGGCACGGCGCAGCACGGTGAGGACAACCGCGGGAACCCGTTCGCCTGGTTCATCTCCTGGGCGAAACAGAGCCGGGGGGCCCCGGCGAAGGTCGCCGTCGCCGTCGTCGTGGAGGACGCCGCCGCCGACCGCGCCGACATCAGCGGCGGCGGCAAGGCGGCCCCGGTCGCCCGCGCCGTGATGCGGGCGGTGCTGGGACGCTGA
- a CDS encoding ferritin-like domain-containing protein, with amino-acid sequence MPSQDNLWEIPASGAARFSWEYDDGRDRLLALYQKGKDKQWDAVTRIDWDIEVDPYDPLGVPDQNMTVYGTPYWDKMSERNKRDMRRAYASWQFSQFLHGEQGAMVCAARIVESVPDLDAKFYSATQTMDEARHAEIYSRFLREKVGMVYPINDSLQALLGDTLRDSRWDMPYLGMQVLIEGLALAAFGMLRDTTDKPLPKQILAYVMQDEARHVAFGRMALRDHYKQLSDAELREREEFVIEGCYLMRDRLRGAEVLEDFGIPRQEAEELSERSEYLQLFRKLLFSRIVPCVKDIGLWGERLQRAYVDMGVLEMGDSNLDLLMAQDEEIAEKLDAERFAQEETERAAEVDRAIALGAQD; translated from the coding sequence ATGCCGTCGCAGGACAACTTGTGGGAGATCCCGGCTTCCGGAGCCGCACGCTTCTCCTGGGAGTACGACGACGGGCGCGACCGGCTGCTCGCCCTCTACCAGAAGGGCAAGGACAAGCAGTGGGACGCGGTCACCCGCATCGACTGGGACATCGAGGTCGACCCGTACGACCCGCTCGGCGTGCCGGACCAGAACATGACCGTCTACGGCACCCCCTACTGGGACAAGATGTCCGAGCGGAACAAGCGCGACATGCGCCGTGCCTACGCGTCCTGGCAGTTCAGCCAGTTCCTCCACGGGGAGCAGGGCGCCATGGTCTGCGCCGCCCGCATAGTGGAGTCGGTGCCCGACCTCGACGCCAAGTTCTACTCCGCGACCCAGACCATGGACGAGGCCCGGCACGCCGAGATCTACTCCCGCTTCCTGCGCGAGAAGGTCGGCATGGTCTACCCGATCAACGACTCGCTGCAGGCCCTGCTCGGCGACACCCTGCGCGACTCCCGCTGGGACATGCCGTACCTGGGGATGCAGGTGCTCATCGAGGGGCTGGCGCTGGCCGCCTTCGGCATGCTGCGCGACACCACCGACAAGCCGCTGCCCAAGCAGATCCTCGCCTACGTCATGCAGGACGAGGCCCGGCACGTCGCCTTCGGGCGGATGGCGCTGCGCGACCACTACAAGCAGCTGTCCGACGCCGAACTGCGCGAGCGCGAGGAGTTCGTCATCGAGGGCTGCTACCTCATGCGCGACCGGCTGCGCGGCGCCGAGGTGCTGGAGGACTTCGGCATCCCGCGGCAGGAGGCCGAGGAGCTGAGCGAGCGCTCGGAGTACCTGCAGCTCTTCCGCAAGCTGCTGTTCAGCCGCATCGTGCCGTGCGTGAAGGACATCGGGCTGTGGGGCGAGCGGCTGCAGCGCGCCTACGTCGACATGGGCGTCCTGGAGATGGGCGACTCCAACCTCGACCTGCTGATGGCGCAGGACGAGGAGATCGCCGAGAAGCTCGACGCCGAGCGCTTCGCCCAGGAGGAGACCGAGCGGGCCGCCGAGGTCGACCGGGCCATCGCGCTGGGCGCCCAGGACTGA
- a CDS encoding diiron oxygenase, which translates to MTAGTPLATREKVAERLLDASAKHSFDPDTELDWEAPFEDGAWFWPPELCSLYDTPLWKHMSQEQRIELSRHEAASLASIGIWFEIILMQLLLRHSYDLDPTSGHVRYALTEIADECRHSKMFARLVTRLGTPVYKPSRTDHNLGRVLKTVSTTPGSFTGTLLAEEILDWMQRLTFPDERVQPLTRGVTRIHVVEEARHIRYAREELRRQMSSAPRWEIAFTRVSSAEAARVIARSLISPQVYASVGLDPRYAAELARTSPHRRDVMRQAARKLMDFLEEIGMFEGPGVRRMWRSSGLLG; encoded by the coding sequence ATGACCGCTGGCACCCCTCTTGCAACGCGTGAAAAAGTGGCGGAGCGGCTGCTCGACGCCTCCGCGAAGCACTCCTTCGACCCCGACACCGAGCTGGACTGGGAGGCCCCGTTCGAGGACGGCGCGTGGTTCTGGCCGCCGGAGCTGTGCTCGCTGTACGACACCCCGCTGTGGAAGCACATGTCGCAGGAACAGCGGATCGAGCTGAGCCGGCACGAGGCGGCGTCGCTGGCCTCGATCGGCATCTGGTTCGAGATCATCCTCATGCAGCTGCTGCTGCGGCACTCCTACGACCTGGACCCCACCAGCGGGCACGTCCGCTACGCGCTCACCGAGATCGCCGACGAGTGCCGCCACTCGAAGATGTTCGCGCGGCTGGTGACCCGGCTCGGCACGCCCGTCTACAAGCCGTCGCGCACGGACCACAACCTCGGCCGGGTGCTGAAGACCGTCTCCACCACACCCGGTTCCTTCACCGGCACCCTGCTCGCCGAGGAGATCCTCGACTGGATGCAGCGGCTGACCTTCCCGGACGAGCGCGTGCAGCCGCTGACCCGTGGCGTCACCCGCATCCACGTGGTCGAGGAGGCCCGGCACATCCGCTACGCCCGTGAGGAGCTGCGCCGCCAGATGAGCTCGGCTCCGCGCTGGGAGATCGCCTTCACCCGGGTCTCCTCCGCCGAGGCCGCACGGGTGATCGCCCGGTCGCTGATCAGCCCCCAGGTGTACGCCTCGGTCGGGCTCGACCCCCGGTACGCCGCCGAGCTGGCCCGCACCAGCCCGCACCGCCGCGACGTGATGCGGCAGGCGGCGCGGAAGCTGATGGACTTCCTGGAGGAGATCGGCATGTTCGAGGGTCCGGGCGTACGGCGCATGTGGCGCAGCTCGGGACTTCTCGGGTAG
- a CDS encoding TetR/AcrR family transcriptional regulator has product MNGSSTPAPAAAPAYRRLSVEQRRTQLLAAAVDLFGHRRPEDVSVDDVAAAAGVSRPLVYRYFPGGKQQLYEAAMRNAAEELRTCFVEPAEGEMTQRLSNALDRYLSYVDEHDAAYSALLRGGSVAETSRTDAIVDGVRRGAAEQILMHLGAPHPGPRLAMMVRSWIASVEAVSLTWLDEGKQPPAQELRRWLVDHFIALLLVSSTTDQETAGVALAALERETAGSPAGDLARRVTPLAQAVAHLLPPAVS; this is encoded by the coding sequence ATGAACGGCAGTTCGACGCCGGCGCCCGCCGCCGCTCCCGCCTACCGCCGGCTGAGCGTCGAGCAGCGCCGTACCCAGTTGCTTGCCGCCGCCGTGGACCTGTTCGGGCACCGCAGGCCCGAGGACGTCTCGGTCGACGACGTGGCCGCGGCCGCCGGGGTCTCGCGTCCCCTGGTCTACCGCTACTTCCCCGGCGGGAAGCAGCAGCTGTACGAGGCCGCCATGCGCAACGCCGCCGAGGAGCTGCGGACCTGCTTCGTGGAGCCCGCGGAGGGCGAGATGACCCAGCGCCTGTCCAACGCGCTGGACCGCTACCTCTCCTACGTGGACGAGCACGACGCGGCGTACTCCGCCCTGCTGCGCGGCGGCAGCGTCGCGGAGACCAGCCGGACCGACGCCATCGTGGACGGCGTCCGGCGCGGCGCGGCCGAGCAGATCCTGATGCACCTGGGAGCGCCGCACCCCGGACCACGGCTGGCGATGATGGTGCGCTCCTGGATCGCCAGCGTCGAGGCCGTCTCGCTGACCTGGCTGGACGAGGGCAAGCAGCCCCCCGCCCAGGAGCTGCGGCGGTGGCTGGTGGACCACTTCATCGCGCTGCTGCTGGTCAGTTCCACCACGGACCAGGAGACCGCCGGGGTCGCGCTGGCCGCCCTGGAGCGGGAGACCGCGGGCAGCCCCGCCGGCGACCTGGCCCGCCGGGTGACCCCGCTGGCCCAGGCAGTCGCACATCTGCTCCCACCTGCCGTTTCCTGA
- a CDS encoding glycosyl hydrolase family 18 protein — protein MRHLVAATATLACTAVLGGLVALAPTAHAGEFLVNGGFESGNLSGWSCDSGTTQVVTGQAKSGSRALAGTPSGTGTAQCKQTVGVAPNTAYTFSAQVKGSYVYIGVDGGTSTWTPGTGGAYQQLNVSFTTGANQTSATVYVHGWYAQPTYYADDLSLTGPGGPTPSPTPTDPTPTPTPTPTPTPTDPTPSSHALVGYLHSSFANGSGYVRMADVPASWDYIDLAFGEPTSTTSGDIRFNRCPVAECPNVESDAEFKAAIKAKQAQGKKVLISIGGQNGQVQLTTTAARDAFVSSVGKIIDTWGLDGLDIDFEGHSLSLNAGDTDFRNPTTPVVVNLISALKTLKARYGGAFVLTMAPETFFVQLGYQFYGPGPGGAQDPRAGAYLPVIHALRGDLTLLHVQDYNSGPIMGLDNQYHQMGGADFHIAMTDMLLTGFPVAGNTSRVFPPLSPSQVAVGLPASSNAGNGWTTPAEVNKALDCLTRKVNCGGYATHGTWPALRGLMTWSVNWDKYSNWEFQRNFDTYFG, from the coding sequence ATGAGACACCTCGTCGCCGCGACGGCGACCCTCGCCTGCACCGCCGTCCTCGGCGGGCTGGTCGCCCTCGCCCCCACGGCGCACGCCGGTGAGTTCCTGGTCAACGGAGGCTTCGAGTCGGGCAACCTGTCCGGCTGGAGCTGCGACTCCGGCACCACCCAGGTGGTGACCGGGCAGGCGAAGAGCGGCAGTCGCGCCCTCGCCGGCACCCCGAGCGGCACCGGGACCGCGCAGTGCAAGCAGACGGTGGGCGTCGCCCCCAACACGGCGTACACCTTCTCGGCGCAGGTCAAGGGGAGTTACGTCTACATCGGCGTGGACGGCGGCACCAGCACCTGGACCCCGGGCACCGGCGGCGCGTACCAGCAGCTGAACGTCAGCTTCACGACCGGCGCGAACCAGACCAGCGCGACGGTCTACGTCCACGGCTGGTACGCGCAGCCCACGTACTACGCCGACGACCTGTCGCTGACCGGGCCCGGCGGCCCGACGCCCAGCCCGACCCCCACCGACCCGACGCCGACGCCGACCCCCACGCCGACCCCCACCCCGACCGATCCGACGCCGTCCTCCCACGCCCTCGTGGGCTACCTGCACTCCAGCTTCGCCAACGGCTCCGGCTACGTCCGCATGGCCGACGTCCCCGCGAGCTGGGACTACATCGACCTCGCCTTCGGCGAGCCCACCTCCACCACCTCCGGCGACATCCGCTTCAACCGCTGCCCGGTCGCCGAGTGCCCGAACGTGGAGTCCGACGCGGAGTTCAAGGCCGCGATCAAGGCCAAGCAGGCGCAGGGCAAGAAGGTGCTGATCTCCATCGGCGGCCAGAACGGCCAGGTCCAGCTCACCACCACCGCCGCTCGCGACGCCTTCGTCAGCTCCGTCGGCAAGATCATCGACACCTGGGGACTGGACGGCCTCGACATCGACTTCGAGGGCCACTCGCTCTCCCTCAACGCCGGTGACACCGACTTCCGGAACCCGACCACCCCGGTCGTGGTCAACCTGATCTCCGCGCTGAAGACCCTCAAGGCCAGGTACGGCGGCGCCTTCGTGCTGACCATGGCCCCCGAGACCTTCTTCGTCCAGCTCGGGTACCAGTTCTACGGCCCGGGCCCGGGCGGCGCCCAGGACCCACGGGCCGGCGCGTACCTGCCGGTGATCCACGCCCTGCGCGGGGATCTGACGCTCCTTCACGTCCAGGACTACAACTCCGGGCCGATCATGGGACTGGACAACCAGTACCACCAGATGGGCGGCGCCGACTTCCACATCGCCATGACCGACATGCTGCTCACCGGCTTCCCGGTCGCGGGCAACACCTCCCGGGTGTTCCCCCCGCTCTCCCCGTCGCAGGTGGCCGTCGGCCTGCCCGCCAGCAGCAACGCGGGCAACGGCTGGACCACCCCGGCCGAGGTGAACAAGGCGCTCGACTGCCTTACCCGGAAGGTCAACTGCGGCGGCTACGCCACCCACGGCACCTGGCCCGCGCTGCGCGGTCTGATGACCTGGTCCGTGAACTGGGACAAGTACAGCAACTGGGAATTCCAGCGGAACTTCGACACCTATTTCGGATGA
- a CDS encoding NlpC/P60 family protein: protein MSAAHRPKEWVRRALVCGTLLAAAALGIPAQAYAAPDDPAPDNRTLVVLLEQLQDLYHKAEQATETYDQAKVELDENQSKADRLDHQLAEERTALSDARALAGQLAREQYKSGGVSPYLNLLLSNDPQDAFTQGHMLDRAAGSQAELVAQLENGEKRIAALNRAQQHALDGSEQLEKKQREAKEDIERQLADVERILAGLTGAQIEDLQELEQQGIDQAQAAFLRSGRLGSTALTPSKAGNRALSFAYAQIGKPYVWGAEGPKAYDCSGLTSQAWEHAGTTIPRTSQEQWKQLPHVPLNLLRPGDLVVYFPGATHVAMYIGNGMVIQAPRPGGFVKISPIAANPVLGAVRPDSDDPSMKHYVSPVAPKSAHDPTPLGGASNS, encoded by the coding sequence ATGTCAGCAGCACACCGGCCCAAGGAGTGGGTGCGCAGGGCACTCGTCTGCGGGACGCTGCTGGCCGCCGCGGCGCTCGGGATCCCCGCCCAGGCCTACGCCGCTCCCGACGATCCGGCGCCGGACAACCGGACGCTCGTCGTGCTGCTGGAGCAGCTGCAGGACCTCTACCACAAGGCCGAGCAGGCCACCGAGACCTACGACCAGGCCAAGGTCGAGCTCGATGAGAACCAGAGCAAGGCCGACCGCCTCGACCACCAGCTCGCCGAGGAGCGCACCGCGCTCAGTGACGCCCGCGCCCTGGCCGGGCAGCTTGCGCGGGAACAGTACAAGTCCGGTGGCGTCTCCCCGTACCTCAACCTGCTGCTCAGCAACGACCCGCAGGACGCCTTCACCCAGGGGCACATGCTCGACCGCGCCGCCGGCAGCCAGGCCGAGCTCGTCGCCCAGCTGGAGAACGGCGAGAAGCGGATCGCCGCGCTCAACCGGGCCCAGCAGCACGCGCTGGACGGCTCGGAGCAGCTGGAGAAGAAACAGCGCGAGGCCAAGGAGGACATCGAGCGGCAGCTGGCCGACGTCGAACGGATCCTCGCCGGACTGACCGGCGCCCAGATCGAGGACCTCCAGGAACTGGAGCAGCAGGGCATCGACCAGGCGCAGGCGGCCTTCCTGCGGTCCGGCCGGCTCGGCAGCACGGCACTCACGCCGTCGAAGGCCGGCAACAGGGCGCTGAGCTTCGCCTACGCCCAGATCGGCAAGCCCTACGTCTGGGGTGCCGAGGGCCCGAAGGCGTACGACTGCTCGGGCCTGACCTCACAGGCCTGGGAGCACGCGGGCACCACCATCCCGCGCACAAGCCAGGAGCAGTGGAAGCAGCTGCCGCACGTCCCGCTGAACCTGCTGCGCCCCGGCGACCTGGTGGTCTACTTCCCCGGCGCCACCCACGTGGCGATGTACATCGGCAACGGCATGGTCATCCAGGCCCCGCGCCCGGGCGGCTTCGTCAAGATCTCCCCGATCGCCGCCAACCCGGTCCTCGGCGCCGTCCGTCCGGACTCCGACGACCCGTCGATGAAGCACTACGTCTCCCCCGTCGCCCCCAAGTCGGCCCACGACCCGACCCCGCTCGGCGGCGCCTCGAACTCCTGA
- a CDS encoding TetR/AcrR family transcriptional regulator, with protein MPTTAKRPPARERILTTAEALFAAHGLRGVGIDRIIAESGVAKSTLYVHFPSKDELAAAYLRRVDDSWRGRLRAAALAAGDDPRERLVGLFDAVSASYARHGFHGCPFINAAAESEPGSLPHEVTLAHKRAVRAWVRGLAEAAGAADPDELALQLTLLVDGTLAAGKLEQDPAMPAAAKAAARAAVERACPPAV; from the coding sequence ATGCCCACGACCGCGAAGCGCCCCCCGGCGCGCGAGCGCATACTGACCACGGCCGAGGCGCTGTTCGCCGCGCACGGCCTGCGCGGCGTGGGGATCGACCGGATCATCGCCGAGTCGGGCGTGGCCAAGTCCACGCTCTACGTCCACTTCCCCTCCAAGGACGAACTGGCCGCCGCGTACCTGCGCAGGGTCGACGACTCCTGGCGGGGCAGGCTGCGCGCCGCCGCGCTGGCGGCCGGGGACGATCCCCGCGAGCGGCTGGTGGGCCTGTTCGACGCCGTCTCGGCCTCGTACGCGCGCCACGGCTTCCACGGCTGCCCCTTCATCAACGCCGCCGCGGAGAGCGAGCCGGGCAGCCTGCCGCACGAGGTGACCCTGGCGCACAAGCGGGCCGTGCGGGCATGGGTGCGCGGGCTGGCCGAGGCGGCCGGCGCCGCGGACCCCGACGAGCTGGCACTCCAGCTGACCCTGCTCGTCGACGGCACCCTGGCCGCGGGCAAGCTCGAACAGGACCCGGCGATGCCGGCCGCCGCCAAGGCCGCGGCGCGGGCCGCGGTCGAGCGGGCCTGCCCGCCCGCCGTCTGA